From a region of the Brachyhypopomus gauderio isolate BG-103 unplaced genomic scaffold, BGAUD_0.2 sc64, whole genome shotgun sequence genome:
- the entpd2b gene encoding ectonucleoside triphosphate diphosphohydrolase 2 isoform X1, which produces MDPSRAQILAASSLLLFGTIAVILLTIPTVEIQETPAYMYGIVLDAGSSHTAMYTYRWPADKENGTGVVTQHSECHVKGGGISSYAGQQGAAGRSLEACLNQAMRDIPQSRHQLTPVYLGATAGMRLLNMTSPERSSQVLEEVTQTIRSFPFGFQGAAILSGKEEGAYGWVTVNYLLENFIKYGFIGQWLNPGRQTVGALDLGGASTQITFATQEEVEDEDDHMTLRLYGQDYSLYTHSYLCYGKAEVLRRLLAHLLTTQGSTGMVYHPCYPSDYNETVTLDQVFDSPCTQALQPTAYHPQASVSLQGQGHYQYCLGNVSQIFSFQECPFSQCSFDRVFQPNISGNFMAFSAFFFTHSFLEKNTGNSISTPDQLLQAALTVCSMTIEEMSKSFLDQRSFLKDYCASGVYMQVLMLRGYHFNAHSFPRVAFQKKIGDASVGWALGYMLAVSTLLPGESVVLRKALLPGAWLCLLLLLVLLIASVLIFMALNVCRRKNCNG; this is translated from the exons ATGGACCCGTCGCGCGCTCAGATCCTTGCCGCGAGTTCACTTTTGCTTTTCGGCACTATTGCTGTGATCTTACTGACTATACCCACTGTGGAGATACAGGAGACTCCTGCATATATG TACGGGATAGTGCTGGACGCAGGTTCCTCTCACACGGCCATGTACACGTACAGATGGCCGGCAGACAAGGAGAATGGCACAGGCGTGGTTACCCAGCACAGCGAGTGCCATGTCAAAG GAGGAGGCATCTCTAGCTACgccggccagcagggggcagcaggcCGTAGTCTGGAGGCGTGTCTGAATCAGGCCATGAGGGATATTCCGCAGTCACGACATCAACTCACTCCTGTGTACCTGGGAGCTACTGCTGGCATGAGActtctgaa catgacaagccCTGAGAGGTCAAGCCAGGTGCTTGAAGAAGTGACACAAACAATCCGATCATTCCCGTTCGGCTTCCAAGGCGCAGCTATTTTGAGCGGGAAAGAGGAGGGGGCGTATGGCTGGGTGACTGTGAACTATCTTCTAGAAAACTTTATCAAG TACGGCTTTATAGGCCAGTGGTTAAACCCAGGCAGGCAGACTGTCGGTGCTCTGGACTTGGGAGGCGCGTCCACTCAAATCACGTTTGCGACccaggaggaggtggaagacGAGGATGATCACATGACTTTGCGTCTCTATGGCCAAGACTATTCTCTGTATACACACAGCTACCTCTGTTACGGCAAAGCCGAAGTCCTGCGGAGACTTCTAGCCCATCTGCTCACG ACACAGGGGAGCACAGGTATGGTCTATCACCCCTGTTATCCATCTGATTACAACGAGACGGTGACCCTGGATCAGGTGTTCGACTCACCCTGCACCCAGGCTCTCCAGCCCACGGCGTACCACCCCCAGGCTTCTGTGAGCCTGCAGGGTCAGGGGCACTACCAGTACTGTCTGGGGAACGTGTCCCAGATCTTCTCCTTCCAGGAATGTCCATTTTCCCAGTGCTCCTTCGACAGAGTATTCCAGCCCAACATCAGTGGAAACTTCATG GCCTTCTCTGCATTCTTCTTTACACACAGTTTTCTGGAGAAGAACACAGGCAATAGTATCAGCACCCCAGATCAACTCCTCCAGGCTGCTCTGACTGTCTGCAGCATGACCATTGAGGAG ATGTCCAAATCCTTTTTGGATCAGAGGTCGTTCTTGAAGGACTACTGTGCATCAGGTGTGTACATGCAGGTCCTGATGCTAAGAGGCTACCACTTTAATGCACACTCCTTCCCCAGAGTTGCCTTTCAGAAAAAG atcggGGATGCCTCTGTAGGCTGGGCGCTGGGATACATGCTGGCTGTAAGCACACTGTTGCCTGGGGAGAGTGTGGTGCTGAGGAAGGCCTTGCTCCCTGGAGCCTGGCTCTGTCTTCTGCTTCTCCTCGTGCTCCTCATCGCCAGCGTGCTTATCTTCATGGCTCTCAACGTCTGCCGCCGGAAAAATTGTAATGGCTGA
- the entpd2b gene encoding ectonucleoside triphosphate diphosphohydrolase 2 isoform X2 codes for MDPSRAQILAASSLLLFGTIAVILLTIPTVEIQETPAYMYGIVLDAGSSHTAMYTYRWPADKENGTGVVTQHSECHVKGGGISSYAGQQGAAGRSLEACLNQAMRDIPQSRHQLTPVYLGATAGMRLLNMTSPERSSQVLEEVTQTIRSFPFGFQGAAILSGKEEGAYGWVTVNYLLENFIKYGFIGQWLNPGRQTVGALDLGGASTQITFATQEEVEDEDDHMTLRLYGQDYSLYTHSYLCYGKAEVLRRLLAHLLTTQGSTGMVYHPCYPSDYNETVTLDQVFDSPCTQALQPTAYHPQASVSLQGQGHYQYCLGNVSQIFSFQECPFSQCSFDRVFQPNISGNFMAFSAFFFTHSFLEKNTGNSISTPDQLLQAALTVCSMTIEEMSKSFLDQRSFLKDYCASDRGCLCRLGAGIHAGCKHTVAWGECGAEEGLAPWSLALSSASPRAPHRQRAYLHGSQRLPPEKL; via the exons ATGGACCCGTCGCGCGCTCAGATCCTTGCCGCGAGTTCACTTTTGCTTTTCGGCACTATTGCTGTGATCTTACTGACTATACCCACTGTGGAGATACAGGAGACTCCTGCATATATG TACGGGATAGTGCTGGACGCAGGTTCCTCTCACACGGCCATGTACACGTACAGATGGCCGGCAGACAAGGAGAATGGCACAGGCGTGGTTACCCAGCACAGCGAGTGCCATGTCAAAG GAGGAGGCATCTCTAGCTACgccggccagcagggggcagcaggcCGTAGTCTGGAGGCGTGTCTGAATCAGGCCATGAGGGATATTCCGCAGTCACGACATCAACTCACTCCTGTGTACCTGGGAGCTACTGCTGGCATGAGActtctgaa catgacaagccCTGAGAGGTCAAGCCAGGTGCTTGAAGAAGTGACACAAACAATCCGATCATTCCCGTTCGGCTTCCAAGGCGCAGCTATTTTGAGCGGGAAAGAGGAGGGGGCGTATGGCTGGGTGACTGTGAACTATCTTCTAGAAAACTTTATCAAG TACGGCTTTATAGGCCAGTGGTTAAACCCAGGCAGGCAGACTGTCGGTGCTCTGGACTTGGGAGGCGCGTCCACTCAAATCACGTTTGCGACccaggaggaggtggaagacGAGGATGATCACATGACTTTGCGTCTCTATGGCCAAGACTATTCTCTGTATACACACAGCTACCTCTGTTACGGCAAAGCCGAAGTCCTGCGGAGACTTCTAGCCCATCTGCTCACG ACACAGGGGAGCACAGGTATGGTCTATCACCCCTGTTATCCATCTGATTACAACGAGACGGTGACCCTGGATCAGGTGTTCGACTCACCCTGCACCCAGGCTCTCCAGCCCACGGCGTACCACCCCCAGGCTTCTGTGAGCCTGCAGGGTCAGGGGCACTACCAGTACTGTCTGGGGAACGTGTCCCAGATCTTCTCCTTCCAGGAATGTCCATTTTCCCAGTGCTCCTTCGACAGAGTATTCCAGCCCAACATCAGTGGAAACTTCATG GCCTTCTCTGCATTCTTCTTTACACACAGTTTTCTGGAGAAGAACACAGGCAATAGTATCAGCACCCCAGATCAACTCCTCCAGGCTGCTCTGACTGTCTGCAGCATGACCATTGAGGAG ATGTCCAAATCCTTTTTGGATCAGAGGTCGTTCTTGAAGGACTACTGTGCATCAG atcggGGATGCCTCTGTAGGCTGGGCGCTGGGATACATGCTGGCTGTAAGCACACTGTTGCCTGGGGAGAGTGTGGTGCTGAGGAAGGCCTTGCTCCCTGGAGCCTGGCTCTGTCTTCTGCTTCTCCTCGTGCTCCTCATCGCCAGCGTGCTTATCTTCATGGCTCTCAACGTCTGCCGCCGGAAAAATTGTAA